The Undibacterium cyanobacteriorum genomic sequence TGAACGCATAGAAGCCAAACAGTCGGTGATTTTTTTGGCGTTGGATCCTACGCAAGGAAGTGAAGGAGGCAGGGAGGCAGGCTTAGGATTTGTCCAGCTCTATCCGAGTTTTTCCTCGGTCTCAGCACAACGACTATGGATACTCAACGACTTATTTGTTGACGCCAAAGCTCGCCGACGTGGCGTCGCCCAAGCTCTAATGAATGCCGCCCGCGATTTCGCCGCCCAAGATGGAGCCAAAGGCCTCTTCCTCGAAACCGCCCACGACAACCATGGTGCACAAGCTTTATACAAGTCATTGGGCTATCTGCGCAACACTGAATACTATTATTTCCTACCTAGCACCGCAGCCAAGCACGAAAGTCCCTAGCGCGGCCTGCAAAATAGTGTAACCTTAAGCCTTCACGACCATCTACGAGCTCTATGACTAGTTCTGGTAAAACCATCGCACTGATTGGAAAATATAATGCTGTCGGCATGGGCGACTCGCTCAACGAACTAGCTCGTTTTCTATCCGATGCGGGTCATAGCGTCGTGTTCGACAATGATTCGGCCCACAATCTTGATTTGATGGCGCACAACTCCATGTCCATTCTCGACATTGGTCGCAACGCTGATGTCGCCGTGGTCTTAGGTGGTGACGGTACCATGCTGGGTATTGCCCGCCAGCTGGCACCGTATGACGTACCCTTAATTGGCATCAACCAGGGCCGCCTCGGTTTCATTACCGACATTCCGCGTGATCAAATGATCGCCGCCGTGAGCAAAATTTTGGAAGGCAAGCACATCGCTGAGCAACGCTGCTTGCTACAAGCGATTGTCGTGCGCGATGGCGAACAAATTTTTAGTGGTGTCGCTTTCAACGACATCGTTCTGTCGCGCGGCGCTGGTTCGGGCATGATTGAATTGCGGGTCGACGTAGATGATCATTTCATGTACAACCAACGCTCCGACGGCCTGATCGTGTCGACGCCCACCGGATCAACAGCCTACGCCCTCTCAGCAGGCGGCCCCATCCTACACCCCGCCCTCGGCGGTATCGCGATGGTTCCGATTGCACCGCATGCTTTATCGAATCGTCCTATCGTTTTGCCAGAGACCAGCGTGGTCAAGGTCGAAATGGTTGGTGGACGTGATGCCAGCGTCAACTTTGATATGCAATCCTTTGCTAATCTCAATCACGGCGACCAAATCATCATCAGTCGCTCAGCGCACAAGATCACCTTCCTGCATCCGGAAACGTGGAATTACTACCACACACTGCGTGAAAAACTGCATTGGAACGAATATCCCTCGGTCGAAGGTGCGTTGAACTAAACGCCTTTCCAACCGGCTCAACAAGAGCCCCCACCCATTGCAGCAGTTGCTAGGAAATTGCAGCAATAAAACTGCAATTGAAGTGGTCGACTAGCACAAAGAATTGCACCGAAAATGTCGCTAGGAAATGCTCCTGTATTTCCGCACCTGAGGATTCAGCCTGAGTTAAAATAGGGGTTTTATTGGACGTGTTTTCGAGACCATCTATGCTGCGTACTTTGGCTATTCGTGACTTTGTTATCGTCGATCACATCGAACTCGAATTTTCTTCTGGCTTTACTGTCTTCACCGGCGAAACCGGTGCTGGTAAATCTATCCTGATTGATGCACTGGCGCTGACATTAGGTGGTCGCGGCGATGCCAGCATGGTGCGCGAAGGTGCATCCAAAGCTGATATCACGGCAGAATTTAGTGTGAATGCAGAAACTCAGGCTTGGCTGGCAGAAAACGATTTGGCCAGTGACGATGCGCATCTTCTAGTGCGTCGCGTGATCGACAATGCCGGGCGTTCGAAAGCCTATATCAACGGCATTACCGCGAATGCGAGTCAACTGCGCGAACTCGGTGAGTTTTTGGTCGACATACATGGCCAACACGCACACCAGTCGCTGCTGAAAAGCGATGCCCAACGCGTTCTGCTCGACCAACAAGGCGGCCTACAAAGCCAAACTGCCGACGTCAGCAAACTCTACAAACAGTGGCGTAATCTCGCCAAACAACGCGAAGAATTCGAACTCAATGCAAAGAATATCTTGCAGGAACGTGAGCGTTTGGAATGGCAAGTTGGCGAGCTCGAAAAACTACAATTGCGCGCCGGTGAATGGGAAAAAATCACACTTGAGCATAGTCGTTTAGCGCATGCCGCGAGCTTGCTCGAAGGCGCGCAAGAAGCCGCCAACGCGATTAGCGAAGACGATCATCCTTTGATTTCACAAGTTTCCAGCTTGCTGCAAAAACTAGGAAAACTCGAGCAATACGACACCCAACTCAAACCGATCACGGAAGCCCTAGAATCAGCACGCATCAATCTCCAAGAATGCTCGTATGCCTTGAACGATTATTTAGGACGCGTCGACCTTGATCCAGCTCGTTTGCGGACGGTCGAAGACAGAGTTGAAAGCCTGCATAGCACGGCCCGCCGCTTTCATGTCGCACCGGAACAGTTACTGGAAGAACTGCAACGCCTCCAAGCTCAATTGCAACAACTAGCAGGCGCCTCTGACATCGAAGGGCTTAAGCAGCAAGAGCAAGCCGCCTATCAGCAGTATCTGAAAGCGGCGCAAGCACTGACGGCGAAGCGCCAAATTGTGGCTCGTGACTTGAGTCAAGCAGTCAGCATGGCGATGCAAGATTTAAGCATGGCTGGCGGTCGATTTGCGGTTGAACTTACTCCTTGCGACGCCTCTAGCACCGGCCTCGAACAAGTAGAATTTATGGTCGCTGGTCATGCTGGCGTACAAGCGCGTCCACTTGCCAAAGTCGCCTCAGGTGGTGAATTAGCGCGTATCTCCTTAGCGATTTCCGTCATCGCTTCCGCCGCCACCGCAACGCCGACTTTAATTTTCGATGAAGTCGACAGCGGCATTGGTGGTGGTGTGGCCGAAGTGGTCGGGCGTTTATTGAAACGCTTAGGCCAAGACCGCCAAGTGTTATGCGTCACTCACTTGCCGCAGGTCGCCAGTCAAGCAAATCACCACTTCGAGGTCAGTAAATCACAAGACGATGGCAAAACCACCTCACACATTGCCGCACTCGATCAAAAACAAAGAGTGGAAGAAATCGCTCGCATGCTCGGAGGTATCGAGATTACGGCCACCACTCGCAAACATGCGCGCGAATTGCTCGCATTATGAATCTAAAGCGTGCTTCTTTAGCTCAACTCATTCATCTTTGAGATAAACAAACATCATGGCTTTTCTAAAAGAACCTGACTACACACACGGCAAATTAGTGAAGACTGCAGTTGTCCTCATCAACCTTGGCACACCTGATGCGCCGACACCGGCGGCACTACGCAAATACCTCAAGCAGTTCTTATGGGATCAACGCGTAGTAGAAATTCCGCGACCAGTTTGGTGGATGATCTTGAATCTCATCATCCTGCCATTCCGCTCAAAATCCTCCGCCGCAAAATACGCGTCGATCTGGACCAATGAAGGTTCACCATTGCTGTTGCACACGAAAAAACAAGCGACACTGCTCAAAGGTTATCTCGGTGAACGCGGCCACGAAGTGCATGTCACGTACGCGATGCGCTACGGCTCGCCATCGATTCCCGACGTATTGTCGCAACTAAAAGCCGATGGTTATGAACGCATCTTAATCCTGCCGGCTTACCCGCAATATTCCGCCACCACAACTGCTTCGAATTTCGATGCGGTAACCGCGCATTATCAGCAGACTCGCAATATTCCTGAGCTTCGTTTTATCAAAAATTACCACGACCACCCTGCCTATATTCGCGCTTTAAAAACCTCCATCTTGAAGTCGTGGGAAAGCAATGGCCGCCCAGAGAAACTGGTGATGAGTTTCCATGGTTTGCCGAAAGCCTTCCTAATGCGTGGCGATCCCTATCATTGCGAATGCTACAAAACAGCACGATTGCTCGCAGAGCAGTTAGGTATAGGCAAAGAAGATTACGTGGTCACTTTCCAATCACGTCTGGGTCGTGCGGAATGGTTGCAACCCTATACCGAGCCCACCGTCGAAGCGCTCGCAAAACAAGGTGTCAAACGAATTGATGTCGTGTGCCCTGGCTTCTTGGCTGACTGCTTAGAGACATTGGAGGAAATTGCGATGGAAGTGCGTCAAGCCTTTTTAACGGCGGGTGGCAAGACTTTCAATTACATCGAATGTTTGAATGAATCCCCAGATGGATTACGTGCTTTGGCTGAAATCACAGAGCAACATTTGATTGGTTGGCCAACTATGATGACGCCAAGTTTACGTGAGCAAGAGAAACAACAAGCGCTGCTCAGCAAAGCGGAAGCCAAGCGTATGGGCGCCGAACACTAGTACGAGAGCCTGAAGTTCCGCGTACACCATCAAACACCAAGCCAGCGTCTCTGAACAATGAGTGACAATATCATCGCCACTAGCAAATTGAAATCGGACCACAAATCGGAACAGAACACGCACATCGTCCCTGAAACTCACAAGGACGTGTTCGTGATCGGCGATGTTCAGGGTTGCTACGATCAGTTACGCGATTTAGTACAAAAGATCGATGACATCAGTCCAAAGGCAAGACTCTTGTTTGCCGGTGACTTGATCAATCGCGGCCCAAAGTCTTTAGAAGTCTTGCGTTATGTCCGCGCTCTAGGCACACGCGCTGAGAGCGTTTTAGGTAATCACGATCTGAATTTATTGGCTGTTGCCTACGGCGTCCGTAAGGCCCATACCTCCGACACGCTAAGCGAAATTTTAGAAGCACCCGATCGCGACGAGCTACTGCACTGGTTAAGACATCGTCCTCTCGCACTCGCGATTGATACGCAACATTTACTGGTACATGCGGGTATTTTACCTCAATGGACGGCGCAACAATGCCTGAGCTACGCCCAAGAAATTGAGCAATCACTCCAGAGCGAACACTTTGTCAGTTTGCTGCGCGATATGTATGGCAACGAGCCTGCGTTGTGGTCTGATGATCGCACTGGCATAGCGCGCCAACGCTGCATCATCAATGCACTAACGCGCTTACGTTTCTGTGATGAATCCGGCCGCATGGACTTCAGCATCAAGGAAGGTAGCGGTCAAGCACCAGCGCATCTACATCCTTGGTTCGAGCTTGCGCAAAGGCAGACTCTCGATCACACCATCGTATTTGGCCACTGGTCTACCTTGGGATTGGTACTCAAAGACAATCTCATCAGCCTCGATACCGGCTGCGTTTGGGGTGGACAATTAAGCGCCGTACGCATTTCCGATCGACTGCTAATTCAAGTGCAAAGCCCTCAGCAATTTGCACCGTTTTGAGGTCCCCAAATTTGGATACTCAAATCAAAACTCTTAAGTCAAAGATATCAACCGTGGGCTTGTACGCCTAAAGCACCTGCCACCGATTCTCTCGCCTGCTGCGCCACTTCACGACGATGCGCGCCTTCAGTGGAGATCATTGGTAGACGAATCAATTCGGCACGCATACCACCAGCGCGCAGAATTAATTTCATGCTTTCGGCGAAAGTCATTTCGCCAATGAAATCGGCTGCGGGGTGAAATTCTCCATTGGCGTCGAGGTAACGAATCGCAAACGGTAACACTGGTACTTCCGCTTCAATTGCAGCCTCAAAGAGATTGGCGTGAAACGGTAAGAGTTGCCCTTGTGCCGCGGTCGTCCCTTCTGGAAAAAAAGCAATCGGCTTTTGATCGCGTAATTCGTGCACGAGACCTTCATAGATGCGGCGCACCTCGCGCTGTTTGCCGCGCGCCAGAAAAATCGTTCCAGCTTGTGCGCTCAGCCACCCTGCGATGGGCCAACTGCGGATATCCGACTTCGCCACAAAGTGACATGCCTGCCACGAGTTGATCACAAAAATATCCATCCACGACACATGATTGGCGACAATCAGCGCATGGGGCAAATCAGATTCACCGCTCTTATCGATGATGTGCACTTCGACTTGGCATAAGCGCAGAAGACCAAGCGACCAGCGCTTCACAATTGCCGCGCGCTTTTCGTTCCCACTAAACGGAAACACAAACGCGCAAGTCACCACGCCGACGAAAACATGCAACAGGACACGAAACAAACGAAATTGAGGCATGCGACACCGGCGAATGGATGAGATCAAATAGAGTTTAAAAAGAACTGATTCCAGCACTACCGAAGAGGATGCAAATGAATTGCTCCTCATCGGCGCTGAACTTAGCTGCTGTAAGCGATACGACCTTGAACGATGGTGGTCTTCACTACACCGGGCAATTCGTAGCCGAGGAATGGCGTGTGCTTACCTTGGCTCACCAAACTGTCGCGTGTAACGGACCAGCGTTCATTGGCATCAAAAATACAAATATCTGCACTCGCTCCGACTTCGATTTTGCCAGCCTTGATACCGATCAGCTTGGCTGGATCAGCAGAGATCTTCGCCAAAGCTTGCGACAAACTAATCGCACCACGGCTATCCTCGGACCATTTCACCGCGAGCGATAACAACAATTCTAAACCCGTCGCGCCCGGTGATGCCTCAGCAAACGGCAAGGCTTTTTCATCATCATCAACCGGCGTGTGATCGGAACAAATGGCATCGATGGTGCCATCAGCTAAACCCGCCAAGATCGCATCCCGATCACGTTGGCTACGCAGCGGTGGCGTAAGGCGCGCATTCGAATCGAAATAGCCGATGTCATTGTCGGTCAAATGCACGTGGTGTACTCCCACATCACAAGTCAGTGCCAAGCCTTCGCGCTTCGCTTGACGGATCAATTCCAAACCAGCGGCAGAAGAAACACGGCACAAATGCACTTTGGCACCCGTGGCGCGCATCAATTCAAAAAGAGTATGCAGGGCAATCGTTTCTGCCATCACTGGCACGCCAGAGAGGCCCAAGCGTGATGCCAGAGGACCGCTGTGCGCCACACCACCTTTACCGATAAATGCGTCTTGTGGACGCAGCCAAACGGTGTAACCAAAAGTCGCAGCATAGGACAAGGCGCGTTGTAAAACATTGGTGTCAACAATCGCCACTTCTGCTTGAGAAAAACCGACGCAACCGGCTTCCGTCAAAGCTGCCATCTCGGTCAAGTTTTCGCCCTTCAGGCCAGTGGTCAGAGCACCTAAAGGATAGACATAGGCTTTCGCTTGCATCTTTGCGCGCTGCTTGAGCATTTCGACCAAGCCCGATTCATCCAACACAGGATCGGTATCGGGCGGACACACCAAACTCGTCACACCGCCACGCATCGCCGCTTGCAGTTCCGATTCCAAAGTCGCTTTGTATTCGAAACCAGGCTCACGCAAACGTGCGCTGAGATCGACCAGACCTGGCACAACGACTTTGCCACTGGCATCAATCACTTGCTCTGCTTTGAAACCGTCTGGTGCGCTGCCGATCGCTTGAATTTTGCCACCAACGATAAAGATATCTTGTACCGCGTCTGTGCCACTCGCAGGATCAATCACACGGCCGTTAGAAATATGAAGATTCATTCTGTCGCTTTCTCAATAAACTTAGATGCAATCGACTTAGGCCTTACTGCCCGACACGATACTCATGACTGCCATACGCACGGCGATACCAAACGTGACCTGCGAGAGGATCACCGCTTGCGGTCCATCGGCTACGGCAGAATCGATTTCTACGCCACGATTCATAGGCCCCGGATGCATCACGATGGCATCGGATTTTGCCAAGGCTAAACGCTCTGGCGTCAGACCATATTGCTTAAAGTATTCTTGGGTCGATGGCAGCAAAGCGCCGCTCATACGTTCGTTCTGCAAGCGCAACATGATAATCACGTCGACGTCTTTCAAGCCGGCATTCATGTCCGTGAACACGCGCACACCCATTTGTTCCAAACCACTCGGCAGCAAAGTACGTGGACCAATCACGCGAACTTCAGCGGCACCCAAGGTCGTCAGTGCATGAATATCTGAACGTGCTACGCGCGAATGCAAGACGTCGCCGACAATCGCCACCGTGAGGTTGGCGAAATCTTTTTTGTAATGGCGAATGGTGTACATATCGAGCAAACCTTGAGTCGGATGCTCGTGGCGTCCATCGCCTGCGTTGACCACATGCACATGATGTTGCTTGGTATCGTTCAAATGCTGAGCGATCATGAATGGCGCACCGGAAGTCGCATGACGCACAACAAACATATCGGCATGCATGGCGGCTAAGTTGTCGATGGTATCCAACAAAGACTCGCCTTTGCTCGCCGACGACGCTGCGATGTTGAGATTGATGACATCAGCCGACAATCGTTTCGCTGCGATCTCAAATGTCGTCCGTGTGCGTGTTGAGTTTTCAAAAAACAGATTAAACACGCTCTTGCCGTGCATCAAAGGTACTTTCTTCAGCTCACGCTCACCGATATCGACAAAGGTCGATGCCGTATCGAGAATATGCGTGATGATCTTTTTCGGTAAGCCATCGATCCCCAACAAATGCTGGAGTTCACCATGTTTATTTAGCTGAGGATTTTTCATCTTTACTCTTCTTCAGATCAAGCATTATTGGGAGTGCTCGCAACTCCATCATTTCTTTGTATTAAGCGCCGCTTACATTGCAAACGCTATAAACTTCGCACATCCATTTGGTCGAAAAACTGCTGCAAGATAATCGCTGCAGATTGATCATCAACCCGCTCGCCTTGCTTCGCATGCAGCACCGCCGAGGAATAGCGTTCATCAACCAAGACGACCTTGATACCAAAGCGTCCTTGTAACTGATTAGCGAAACGTTGACAACGCGTCGTCATCTCATGCGCTGTGCCATCAGGATGCATCGGTAGTCCAACCACGCATAATGCCGGCTGCCACTCCCTGATCAAACTTTCAATCGCGGCAAATTTTGCGGTGTTGGCTTCAGCACTAATAATCTGCAGAGCTTGCGCCTGCTTCAACATGGTATTACCGACCGCGACACCAATCCGTTTCAAACCAAAATCGAACGCGAGTACAGCGCCCTCCGCGACAATTTGGCCAGCACTCATTAAGCGTGCCCCGCCACACTGGCCAACATCAAAGGATCAAAGCCCAATAACTTCATCGCTGCATCAAAACGCTCTTCGATAGGCGTATCGAACATGATCGAGACATCTGCCGGCACGGTCAACCAGCCATTGGCGAGAATCTCTTTTTCCAACTGCCCTGCACTCCAGCCCGCATAACCGATACTCAGCAAGAGTCGTTGCGGAGCATCGCCCGCCGCCAAGGATTCTAAGATATCGCGTGAAGTCGTAAAGCAAACTTCCTCGCTCACTTTCAGCGAAGAGCTGTACTTGCCTGCTGGTGCGTGCAACACAAATCCTCGATCACTTTGCACCGGGCCACCGAACATCACGGGACGTTGTCCAAAGGGATGGGAGTTGGGAATAATTTCTAACTGCAGATCAATACGATCAAACAAG encodes the following:
- a CDS encoding GNAT family N-acetyltransferase is translated as MTISIVRAELQHLSILAPLFDAYRVFYQQASNLRLAEHFLRERIEAKQSVIFLALDPTQGSEGGREAGLGFVQLYPSFSSVSAQRLWILNDLFVDAKARRRGVAQALMNAARDFAAQDGAKGLFLETAHDNHGAQALYKSLGYLRNTEYYYFLPSTAAKHESP
- a CDS encoding NAD kinase, which translates into the protein MTSSGKTIALIGKYNAVGMGDSLNELARFLSDAGHSVVFDNDSAHNLDLMAHNSMSILDIGRNADVAVVLGGDGTMLGIARQLAPYDVPLIGINQGRLGFITDIPRDQMIAAVSKILEGKHIAEQRCLLQAIVVRDGEQIFSGVAFNDIVLSRGAGSGMIELRVDVDDHFMYNQRSDGLIVSTPTGSTAYALSAGGPILHPALGGIAMVPIAPHALSNRPIVLPETSVVKVEMVGGRDASVNFDMQSFANLNHGDQIIISRSAHKITFLHPETWNYYHTLREKLHWNEYPSVEGALN
- the recN gene encoding DNA repair protein RecN is translated as MLRTLAIRDFVIVDHIELEFSSGFTVFTGETGAGKSILIDALALTLGGRGDASMVREGASKADITAEFSVNAETQAWLAENDLASDDAHLLVRRVIDNAGRSKAYINGITANASQLRELGEFLVDIHGQHAHQSLLKSDAQRVLLDQQGGLQSQTADVSKLYKQWRNLAKQREEFELNAKNILQERERLEWQVGELEKLQLRAGEWEKITLEHSRLAHAASLLEGAQEAANAISEDDHPLISQVSSLLQKLGKLEQYDTQLKPITEALESARINLQECSYALNDYLGRVDLDPARLRTVEDRVESLHSTARRFHVAPEQLLEELQRLQAQLQQLAGASDIEGLKQQEQAAYQQYLKAAQALTAKRQIVARDLSQAVSMAMQDLSMAGGRFAVELTPCDASSTGLEQVEFMVAGHAGVQARPLAKVASGGELARISLAISVIASAATATPTLIFDEVDSGIGGGVAEVVGRLLKRLGQDRQVLCVTHLPQVASQANHHFEVSKSQDDGKTTSHIAALDQKQRVEEIARMLGGIEITATTRKHARELLAL
- the hemH gene encoding ferrochelatase, which produces MAFLKEPDYTHGKLVKTAVVLINLGTPDAPTPAALRKYLKQFLWDQRVVEIPRPVWWMILNLIILPFRSKSSAAKYASIWTNEGSPLLLHTKKQATLLKGYLGERGHEVHVTYAMRYGSPSIPDVLSQLKADGYERILILPAYPQYSATTTASNFDAVTAHYQQTRNIPELRFIKNYHDHPAYIRALKTSILKSWESNGRPEKLVMSFHGLPKAFLMRGDPYHCECYKTARLLAEQLGIGKEDYVVTFQSRLGRAEWLQPYTEPTVEALAKQGVKRIDVVCPGFLADCLETLEEIAMEVRQAFLTAGGKTFNYIECLNESPDGLRALAEITEQHLIGWPTMMTPSLREQEKQQALLSKAEAKRMGAEH
- a CDS encoding symmetrical bis(5'-nucleosyl)-tetraphosphatase, which codes for MSDNIIATSKLKSDHKSEQNTHIVPETHKDVFVIGDVQGCYDQLRDLVQKIDDISPKARLLFAGDLINRGPKSLEVLRYVRALGTRAESVLGNHDLNLLAVAYGVRKAHTSDTLSEILEAPDRDELLHWLRHRPLALAIDTQHLLVHAGILPQWTAQQCLSYAQEIEQSLQSEHFVSLLRDMYGNEPALWSDDRTGIARQRCIINALTRLRFCDESGRMDFSIKEGSGQAPAHLHPWFELAQRQTLDHTIVFGHWSTLGLVLKDNLISLDTGCVWGGQLSAVRISDRLLIQVQSPQQFAPF
- a CDS encoding lysophospholipid acyltransferase family protein; amino-acid sequence: MPQFRLFRVLLHVFVGVVTCAFVFPFSGNEKRAAIVKRWSLGLLRLCQVEVHIIDKSGESDLPHALIVANHVSWMDIFVINSWQACHFVAKSDIRSWPIAGWLSAQAGTIFLARGKQREVRRIYEGLVHELRDQKPIAFFPEGTTAAQGQLLPFHANLFEAAIEAEVPVLPFAIRYLDANGEFHPAADFIGEMTFAESMKLILRAGGMRAELIRLPMISTEGAHRREVAQQARESVAGALGVQAHG
- a CDS encoding dihydroorotase translates to MNLHISNGRVIDPASGTDAVQDIFIVGGKIQAIGSAPDGFKAEQVIDASGKVVVPGLVDLSARLREPGFEYKATLESELQAAMRGGVTSLVCPPDTDPVLDESGLVEMLKQRAKMQAKAYVYPLGALTTGLKGENLTEMAALTEAGCVGFSQAEVAIVDTNVLQRALSYAATFGYTVWLRPQDAFIGKGGVAHSGPLASRLGLSGVPVMAETIALHTLFELMRATGAKVHLCRVSSAAGLELIRQAKREGLALTCDVGVHHVHLTDNDIGYFDSNARLTPPLRSQRDRDAILAGLADGTIDAICSDHTPVDDDEKALPFAEASPGATGLELLLSLAVKWSEDSRGAISLSQALAKISADPAKLIGIKAGKIEVGASADICIFDANERWSVTRDSLVSQGKHTPFLGYELPGVVKTTIVQGRIAYSS
- a CDS encoding aspartate carbamoyltransferase catalytic subunit; amino-acid sequence: MKNPQLNKHGELQHLLGIDGLPKKIITHILDTASTFVDIGERELKKVPLMHGKSVFNLFFENSTRTRTTFEIAAKRLSADVINLNIAASSASKGESLLDTIDNLAAMHADMFVVRHATSGAPFMIAQHLNDTKQHHVHVVNAGDGRHEHPTQGLLDMYTIRHYKKDFANLTVAIVGDVLHSRVARSDIHALTTLGAAEVRVIGPRTLLPSGLEQMGVRVFTDMNAGLKDVDVIIMLRLQNERMSGALLPSTQEYFKQYGLTPERLALAKSDAIVMHPGPMNRGVEIDSAVADGPQAVILSQVTFGIAVRMAVMSIVSGSKA
- the ruvX gene encoding Holliday junction resolvase RuvX, giving the protein MSAGQIVAEGAVLAFDFGLKRIGVAVGNTMLKQAQALQIISAEANTAKFAAIESLIREWQPALCVVGLPMHPDGTAHEMTTRCQRFANQLQGRFGIKVVLVDERYSSAVLHAKQGERVDDQSAAIILQQFFDQMDVRSL
- a CDS encoding YqgE/AlgH family protein; amino-acid sequence: MKKQKNIHTPVDEFDDEFEDDEIELFSEALSDELDQTIKLKFGSSDGDEPEQSLNLSNHFLIAMPSMLDPVFGGTVIYICEHNSRGAMGMVINRPTDMTIADLFDRIDLQLEIIPNSHPFGQRPVMFGGPVQSDRGFVLHAPAGKYSSSLKVSEEVCFTTSRDILESLAAGDAPQRLLLSIGYAGWSAGQLEKEILANGWLTVPADVSIMFDTPIEERFDAAMKLLGFDPLMLASVAGHA